In one window of Thermoplasmata archaeon DNA:
- a CDS encoding DUF2182 domain-containing protein, producing MESGSLAAPDALLRRLRIPVAAAVGIVVAAAWYVTWVSSDLLMQARSPAAVGATDLALFFALLVVMMVAMMLPSALPMVLAYHGFTRLEAGRPARPADPLATLAFALPYFLVWGAFGVVALVALVAVNALGPWTGVALLLPAGTLVAAGVWQVTRTKEVCLSHCTSPMMFVLHFWRSGRLGAMRMGLRHAASCIGCCWLFMVVLFVAGSMSLAWMGGISLLIFVEKLGVRQALLTRAIGAVLLTLGTLAGATALAAA from the coding sequence ATGGAATCGGGGAGCCTCGCCGCGCCGGACGCGCTCCTCCGCCGCCTCCGGATTCCCGTGGCCGCCGCCGTCGGGATCGTCGTCGCAGCCGCGTGGTACGTCACGTGGGTCTCGTCCGACCTCCTCATGCAGGCGCGATCGCCCGCCGCGGTCGGCGCGACGGATCTCGCGCTGTTCTTCGCCCTCCTCGTCGTCATGATGGTCGCGATGATGCTGCCGTCCGCACTGCCGATGGTCCTCGCGTACCACGGCTTCACGCGGCTCGAAGCGGGTCGGCCGGCGCGGCCCGCGGACCCGCTCGCGACCCTCGCCTTCGCCCTGCCCTACTTTCTCGTGTGGGGTGCTTTCGGGGTCGTCGCGCTCGTCGCCCTCGTGGCGGTCAATGCCCTCGGGCCGTGGACGGGCGTCGCGCTCCTCCTGCCCGCCGGGACCCTCGTCGCCGCGGGAGTGTGGCAGGTCACGCGGACGAAGGAAGTCTGCCTGAGCCACTGCACGTCTCCGATGATGTTTGTCCTGCATTTCTGGCGTTCCGGGCGGCTCGGCGCGATGCGGATGGGTTTGCGCCACGCCGCATCCTGCATCGGCTGCTGCTGGCTCTTCATGGTCGTCCTCTTCGTCGCGGGCTCGATGAGCCTCGCGTGGATGGGCGGGATTTCGCTGCTCATCTTCGTGGAGAAGCTCGGCGTCCGTCAGGCGCTCCTCACGCGAGCCATCGGCGCGGTGCTCCTCACCCTCGGCACCTTGGCGGGGGCAACGGCCCTCGCGGCCGCGTAG